The Alicyclobacillus vulcanalis genome has a window encoding:
- a CDS encoding histidine phosphatase family protein, producing the protein MKIYLFRHGQTVYNADGERFCGTSDVGLTALGWQQARRAARLIRGVRPAAIVHSGLRRSRETAVAIRESLPGAEDCPLVAHPGFREVGFGAWEGLTRAEVNRLYPDLYAEWLVRPEGAAIPGGDNLDERQQEAVDAFLDVVSRYSGGDLVIVAHNTLNRLLILGLMGIEARHYRRIVQENACLNILEYSEEEGVRLHALNRVPVVDE; encoded by the coding sequence GTGAAGATTTATCTCTTCCGGCACGGCCAGACCGTGTACAACGCGGACGGCGAGCGGTTTTGCGGCACCTCCGACGTCGGCTTGACGGCGCTCGGCTGGCAGCAGGCCCGGCGCGCGGCTCGCCTCATCCGCGGGGTTCGGCCTGCGGCCATCGTCCATTCCGGCCTGCGCCGATCCCGCGAGACCGCCGTGGCCATCCGCGAGTCCCTGCCCGGCGCCGAGGACTGTCCCCTCGTGGCGCACCCGGGCTTTCGCGAGGTGGGCTTCGGCGCCTGGGAAGGGCTCACGCGGGCCGAGGTGAATCGGCTCTACCCCGACTTGTACGCCGAATGGCTCGTGCGCCCCGAGGGCGCGGCCATCCCGGGCGGGGACAACTTGGACGAGCGCCAGCAGGAGGCCGTCGACGCCTTCCTCGACGTGGTGTCGCGCTACAGCGGGGGCGATCTCGTCATCGTCGCCCACAACACGCTCAACCGCCTGCTGATCCTCGGCCTGATGGGGATCGAGGCCCGCCACTACCGGCGGATCGTCCAGGAGAACGCGTGTCTCAACATCCTTGAGTACAGCGAGGAGGAGGGCGTTCGGCTGCACGCGCTCAACCGCGTGCCTGTGGTCGACGAGTAG
- the helD gene encoding RNA polymerase recycling motor HelD, protein MEQQPMAQHPEWSAEQAYVDRVVAAMRDKLAELQGTMQGVRGEIVEFRRHFWDDVTINLSTLDDLVETHFAIRQQAEVLGERERRYQQAVKTQRTLERQVSSPFFARIDFRYEGEREAEPIYIGIASFRDEREHTFLVHDWRAPISSVYYDALPGPASFRAPAGTVRGELLLKRQFVIRGGVIQAMFDAGLTIGDELLMYALSRRSDAQMHNIVATIQRQQNVVIRDDESPALLVTGAAGSGKTSAALQRAAYLLYKHRGDLDARQMLFFSPNPLFMSYISNVLPELGEDNIEQATFYDYLCARLGDEFVVEDPFDQMERLLEAGEDSRMARAVRYKASKAFADEIDRYVAGLAPKMRFHPILVEGRVIATATDVKSMFDATDPRLRLPLRVDLVKEELLHRLREFERDEALADWVQKEVDGLPDEAYRRAERMAAKRKRERPDLDEQEEARRLLGREVLRRMLRPVRRFVESLRFVDTAAMYRAWFEAAANHPPAGFEAGDWDQMCRQTLREMDEGTLWYEDATPYLYMKEQILGRAVSAPIRHVLVDEVQDYSLLQLRLIRSLFPYSRITMLGDPHQLVSPHRPGILEDDELARLFPGLTRVQFGQSYRSTRQIVLFTRGMVQGGEAIEPFDRDGTLPKLAVASSEAEQADVIARWLGEFAARGHQTKAVLTKTQAEADGLVRLLEERGVKLRRLDKRAVSLEPGVVVAPVYLAKGVEFDGVILANASRAQYHTNFERQLLYTACTRAMHELRMVSVGEPSPWILAQPQDTYERVDPAEVSSR, encoded by the coding sequence ATGGAACAACAGCCCATGGCGCAACACCCCGAGTGGAGCGCGGAACAGGCGTACGTCGATCGCGTCGTGGCCGCCATGCGCGACAAACTCGCCGAGCTTCAAGGCACGATGCAAGGCGTTCGCGGCGAGATCGTCGAATTTCGCAGGCACTTCTGGGACGACGTGACCATCAACCTGAGCACGTTGGACGATCTCGTCGAGACCCACTTCGCCATTCGCCAGCAGGCGGAAGTGCTCGGCGAGCGGGAGCGGCGCTATCAGCAGGCCGTCAAGACGCAGCGCACGCTCGAGCGCCAGGTGTCTTCGCCGTTCTTCGCGCGGATCGACTTCCGCTACGAGGGCGAGCGCGAGGCGGAGCCCATCTACATCGGCATTGCGTCGTTCCGGGACGAGCGCGAACACACGTTCCTTGTGCACGACTGGCGCGCGCCCATCTCGAGCGTCTACTACGACGCGCTGCCCGGCCCCGCCTCGTTTCGCGCCCCGGCAGGGACGGTGCGCGGCGAGCTTTTGCTCAAGCGCCAGTTCGTCATCCGCGGCGGCGTGATCCAAGCCATGTTCGACGCGGGGCTCACCATCGGGGACGAGCTTCTGATGTACGCCCTCTCGCGCCGATCCGACGCGCAGATGCACAACATCGTGGCGACCATCCAGCGCCAGCAGAATGTCGTCATCCGCGATGACGAATCGCCAGCACTCCTCGTCACCGGTGCCGCCGGCAGCGGCAAGACGTCGGCCGCCCTGCAGCGCGCCGCTTACCTGCTCTACAAGCACCGGGGCGATCTCGACGCGCGCCAGATGCTCTTTTTCTCGCCCAATCCACTGTTCATGTCGTACATCTCGAACGTGCTGCCCGAGCTCGGCGAGGACAACATCGAGCAGGCGACGTTCTACGACTACCTGTGCGCAAGGCTCGGCGACGAGTTTGTCGTCGAGGACCCGTTTGACCAGATGGAGCGCCTGCTCGAGGCGGGCGAGGACAGCCGCATGGCCCGGGCTGTGCGCTACAAGGCGTCGAAGGCGTTTGCGGACGAGATCGACCGCTACGTCGCGGGCCTTGCGCCGAAGATGAGATTCCACCCGATTCTCGTGGAAGGCCGCGTGATCGCCACCGCGACCGACGTGAAGTCGATGTTTGACGCGACGGATCCCAGGCTTCGCCTGCCGCTTCGCGTCGATCTCGTCAAAGAGGAGCTCTTACATCGCCTGCGCGAGTTCGAGCGCGATGAGGCGCTCGCCGACTGGGTGCAGAAGGAGGTCGACGGGCTGCCGGACGAGGCGTACCGGCGCGCGGAGCGGATGGCCGCCAAGCGAAAGCGAGAGCGGCCGGATCTCGACGAGCAGGAGGAGGCGCGCAGGCTGCTCGGGCGCGAGGTGCTGCGGCGCATGCTTCGGCCCGTCCGGCGTTTCGTCGAGTCGCTCCGCTTTGTGGACACGGCGGCCATGTACCGCGCGTGGTTTGAGGCGGCCGCGAACCACCCACCCGCCGGCTTCGAGGCAGGCGACTGGGATCAGATGTGCCGCCAGACCCTCCGCGAGATGGACGAGGGCACGCTCTGGTACGAGGATGCCACGCCCTATTTGTACATGAAGGAACAAATCCTTGGCCGCGCGGTGAGCGCGCCCATCCGCCACGTGCTGGTGGACGAGGTGCAGGACTACTCCCTGCTCCAGCTGCGCCTCATCCGCAGCCTCTTCCCGTACAGCCGCATCACCATGCTTGGCGATCCGCACCAGCTCGTGTCGCCCCATCGCCCCGGCATCCTCGAGGACGACGAGCTCGCGCGCCTCTTTCCCGGTCTCACCCGGGTGCAGTTTGGGCAGAGCTACCGCTCGACGCGCCAAATCGTGCTGTTCACGCGCGGTATGGTGCAAGGCGGCGAAGCCATTGAGCCGTTCGATCGCGACGGCACACTGCCCAAGCTCGCCGTGGCGTCGAGTGAGGCGGAGCAGGCGGACGTGATCGCCCGCTGGCTCGGCGAATTTGCGGCGCGGGGCCACCAGACGAAAGCGGTGCTGACGAAGACGCAGGCCGAGGCGGATGGACTGGTGCGCTTGCTCGAAGAGCGCGGCGTGAAGCTTCGGCGCCTCGACAAGCGCGCCGTGAGCCTCGAGCCGGGCGTGGTGGTGGCGCCGGTCTACCTGGCCAAGGGCGTCGAGTTTGACGGCGTCATCCTGGCGAATGCGTCGCGGGCCCAGTATCACACGAACTTCGAGCGGCAGCTCCTCTACACGGCCTGCACGCGCGCGATGCACGAGCTGCGCATGGTCTCCGTGGGCGAGCCGAGCCCGTGGATCCTCGCGCAGCCCCAAGACACCTACGAGCGCGTGGACCCGGCGGAGGTGAGCTCGCGGTGA
- a CDS encoding ROK family protein has translation MEQRLALGIDIGGTNVKLAIVDSDGRVLADKSIPTAPERGPEAFSRTVGAEARAMADEAAVAWDSVAGAGVGMAGFLDVARGWVEEAVNLHWRDVPLADLLRSSLDKPVRVDNDANVAALGEVWLGAGQHAHTALCVTLGTGVGGGIVIGGRIHRGASTMAGEIGHIMVKNDGELCNCGHRGCLETLASATALVRHALQAGVRRPDGGELTAKDVFALAAAGDEAAKAVVGEMIHWLAVGLAVVANILNPDVIVVAGGLVNAGDQLMKPLSEAFEREALARVARACRLVPAKLGDQAGVLGAARLVLQDIESL, from the coding sequence ATGGAACAGAGGCTTGCGCTTGGCATTGACATTGGTGGCACGAACGTGAAACTGGCCATCGTGGACAGCGATGGCCGCGTGTTGGCGGACAAATCCATCCCCACGGCCCCTGAGCGGGGGCCGGAGGCCTTCTCCCGCACGGTCGGCGCAGAGGCTCGTGCCATGGCGGACGAGGCGGCCGTGGCTTGGGACTCCGTCGCGGGCGCGGGCGTGGGCATGGCTGGGTTTCTCGACGTGGCGCGCGGATGGGTGGAAGAGGCGGTCAACCTGCATTGGCGAGATGTTCCGCTAGCGGATCTGCTTCGGTCGTCGCTAGACAAACCTGTACGGGTCGACAATGACGCCAACGTCGCGGCCCTCGGCGAGGTGTGGCTCGGCGCGGGCCAACACGCGCACACGGCGCTGTGCGTCACGCTCGGCACCGGCGTGGGCGGCGGCATCGTCATCGGCGGGCGCATTCACCGCGGGGCTTCGACGATGGCGGGTGAAATCGGTCACATCATGGTGAAGAACGACGGCGAACTGTGCAACTGCGGGCATCGCGGCTGCCTGGAGACCCTCGCTTCAGCCACCGCCCTCGTGCGCCACGCCCTTCAGGCCGGGGTCAGGCGCCCCGATGGCGGGGAGTTGACCGCCAAGGACGTGTTCGCGCTCGCGGCCGCCGGCGACGAGGCTGCGAAAGCCGTGGTCGGCGAGATGATTCACTGGCTGGCCGTGGGGCTCGCCGTGGTCGCCAACATTTTAAATCCAGACGTCATCGTGGTGGCGGGAGGACTGGTCAACGCGGGGGATCAGCTGATGAAGCCGCTCTCCGAGGCGTTTGAACGGGAGGCGCTCGCGCGGGTGGCGCGCGCGTGCCGGCTGGTACCCGCGAAGCTCGGCGATCAGGCGGGCGTGCTCGGCGCGGCGCGGCTCGTCCTGCAGGATATCGAAAGCCTGTGA
- a CDS encoding glucose-6-phosphate isomerase, giving the protein MIELSLEKARKWFTEEHEARLEPLARFALGELHNRERDAFGKGWIDWPVADHSALYRDVDAIAADFRAKSNATVVIGIGGSYLGAQSALSMAKPQFTGEGSHEVIFAGQQLSPTYHAHLLQYLDKREVTLVVVSKSGTTLEPSAVFHTFREYLEKRYGVEEANRRICAITDAEKGSLRQFADERKYVTLPIPDDIGGRYSVLTAVGLLPMALAGIDYKRVMQGAAHMREELAKHSPATSPAIQYALARHVLYQQGFVAEALVTYEPRVADFAGWWQQLFGESQGKDGTGLFPTMLRYTTDLHSMGQYVQDARKLLVETVLDVHFADEPDLRVPQGLDEKNAYLNGVSFSRLQEVAVESVMVAHSEAGVPNLLIRAKGDAESLYGELVYFFEVACAVGGYLMGTNPFDQPGVEAYKNEMRSRLKA; this is encoded by the coding sequence GTGATCGAACTATCCCTGGAAAAAGCGAGAAAATGGTTTACGGAAGAGCATGAGGCGCGGCTTGAGCCGCTGGCGCGGTTCGCGCTCGGCGAGCTGCACAACCGCGAGCGGGATGCGTTCGGGAAGGGCTGGATCGATTGGCCCGTGGCCGATCACAGCGCGCTGTACCGCGACGTGGACGCGATTGCGGCGGACTTTCGCGCGAAATCGAACGCGACGGTCGTGATCGGCATCGGCGGATCGTATCTGGGCGCGCAGTCGGCGCTCTCGATGGCCAAGCCGCAATTTACCGGCGAGGGCTCGCACGAGGTGATCTTCGCCGGGCAACAGCTGAGCCCGACGTACCACGCCCATTTGCTCCAATACTTGGACAAGCGCGAGGTCACGTTGGTCGTGGTGTCGAAGTCGGGGACGACGCTCGAGCCATCGGCGGTGTTTCACACGTTCCGCGAGTACCTCGAGAAACGATACGGCGTGGAGGAAGCGAATCGGCGCATCTGCGCCATTACGGACGCGGAGAAGGGAAGCCTGCGCCAGTTCGCGGATGAGCGCAAGTACGTGACGCTGCCGATCCCGGATGACATCGGCGGCAGGTATTCGGTCCTGACGGCGGTGGGGCTTTTGCCGATGGCGCTCGCCGGGATCGACTACAAGCGCGTGATGCAGGGCGCGGCGCACATGCGCGAGGAGCTTGCGAAGCATAGCCCGGCGACGAGCCCGGCCATTCAGTACGCGCTTGCGCGCCACGTTCTGTATCAGCAGGGTTTCGTGGCGGAGGCGCTCGTCACGTACGAGCCGCGCGTCGCGGATTTTGCGGGCTGGTGGCAGCAGCTTTTTGGCGAGAGCCAGGGCAAGGACGGCACGGGCCTCTTCCCGACGATGTTGCGCTACACGACGGATCTGCACTCGATGGGCCAGTACGTGCAGGACGCGCGCAAACTCCTCGTGGAGACGGTGCTCGACGTGCACTTCGCGGACGAGCCGGATCTGCGTGTGCCGCAGGGCCTCGACGAGAAGAACGCGTATTTGAACGGCGTTTCGTTCTCGCGGCTGCAGGAGGTGGCCGTGGAGTCGGTCATGGTGGCGCACAGCGAGGCGGGTGTGCCCAACCTTCTGATTCGGGCGAAGGGCGATGCGGAATCGCTGTACGGCGAGCTGGTCTACTTCTTTGAGGTTGCGTGCGCGGTCGGCGGCTACCTGATGGGGACGAATCCGTTTGACCAGCCGGGGGTCGAGGCGTACAAGAACGAAATGCGGTCGCGCTTGAAGGCGTAA
- a CDS encoding gamma-glutamyltransferase family protein translates to MVKPNWDATEYAFGSRRTVVFARRGMVATTQPLASEAGLQVLRRGGNAIDAVVAAAAALAIVEPTSNGIGSDAFAIVWKDGKLHGLNASGHSPERLTLDEIARRGLDALPTHGWLPVNVPGAPAAWAALVERFGRLPLKDVLAPAADLARDGFPVQPVTARNWRRAMEAYRSRLSGPEHQPFFALFAPGGDAPGPGDVFRNEDGARTLEAIAQSGARAFYEGDLADAIDAFARETGGLLSKADLAAYKPEWVEPLSVRYREFDVWELPPNGQGIVALMALGALDGIDLAGMSEADRAHAMIEAIKLAFSVALREVADPRFMRVQPEALVSKEHLEALRAKIGDTAHLPPVQRPYYGGTVYLCAADGEGNMVSYIQSNYMGFGSGIVVPGTGISLQNRGHNFSMDPSHPNALGPRKRPYHTIIPGFLTKGGEPVGPFGVMGGFMQPQGHVQVLVQMLDLARNPQSALDAPRWQWLQGKQVQVEAAMGEDVIAQLRARGHEVEVTEDGTPFGRGQVIWRLPNGALAGATEPRADGSIAAW, encoded by the coding sequence ATGGTGAAGCCGAACTGGGATGCGACGGAATACGCGTTTGGATCGCGGCGCACGGTGGTATTCGCGCGCCGGGGGATGGTGGCGACGACGCAGCCGCTCGCCTCGGAGGCGGGGCTTCAGGTGTTGCGCCGCGGCGGCAACGCTATCGATGCCGTCGTGGCGGCTGCGGCGGCGTTGGCCATCGTGGAGCCCACCTCCAACGGCATTGGCAGCGACGCGTTCGCCATCGTGTGGAAGGACGGGAAACTGCACGGCTTAAACGCCAGCGGCCACTCGCCCGAGCGATTGACCTTGGACGAGATCGCCCGCCGGGGGCTCGACGCGCTTCCGACGCACGGCTGGCTGCCGGTCAACGTGCCCGGTGCGCCGGCCGCGTGGGCAGCGCTCGTCGAGCGGTTCGGCCGGCTGCCGCTGAAGGACGTGCTCGCGCCGGCCGCCGATCTCGCCCGGGACGGGTTCCCCGTCCAGCCTGTGACGGCGCGCAACTGGCGGCGCGCCATGGAGGCCTACCGCTCGCGCTTGTCGGGCCCCGAGCACCAACCGTTCTTCGCCCTGTTCGCCCCGGGCGGCGATGCCCCGGGCCCGGGAGACGTGTTTCGCAACGAGGACGGCGCGCGCACGCTGGAAGCGATTGCACAGTCGGGCGCCCGCGCGTTTTACGAGGGCGATCTTGCGGATGCCATCGACGCGTTCGCCCGCGAGACAGGCGGCCTCCTGTCCAAGGCGGATCTCGCCGCCTACAAGCCCGAGTGGGTGGAACCGCTCTCCGTGCGCTACCGGGAATTCGACGTGTGGGAGTTGCCCCCGAACGGCCAGGGCATCGTGGCGCTCATGGCGCTCGGCGCCCTCGACGGGATCGATCTCGCCGGCATGAGCGAGGCCGACCGCGCGCATGCGATGATCGAGGCCATCAAGCTCGCCTTCAGCGTCGCGCTCCGCGAAGTCGCGGATCCGCGCTTCATGCGCGTGCAACCGGAAGCGCTGGTGTCAAAGGAGCACCTCGAGGCGCTGCGCGCGAAAATTGGCGATACGGCGCACCTGCCGCCAGTACAGCGGCCGTATTACGGGGGCACCGTGTATCTGTGCGCCGCCGACGGCGAGGGCAACATGGTGTCGTACATTCAGAGCAACTACATGGGCTTTGGCTCGGGCATCGTCGTGCCGGGCACGGGCATTTCGCTGCAGAATCGGGGGCACAACTTCTCGATGGATCCGTCGCACCCGAACGCCCTCGGTCCCCGCAAACGCCCGTATCACACCATCATCCCTGGCTTTCTCACGAAGGGCGGGGAACCGGTCGGCCCGTTCGGGGTCATGGGCGGGTTCATGCAGCCGCAGGGACATGTGCAGGTGCTCGTGCAGATGCTCGATCTCGCCCGCAACCCGCAGTCTGCGCTCGACGCGCCGCGCTGGCAGTGGTTGCAGGGGAAACAGGTGCAGGTCGAGGCCGCCATGGGGGAGGACGTGATCGCCCAACTTCGGGCGCGCGGCCATGAGGTCGAGGTGACGGAGGACGGCACGCCGTTTGGCCGCGGACAGGTCATCTGGAGGTTGCCCAATGGCGCCTTGGCCGGCGCGACAGAGCCGCGCGCGGACGGGTCGATTGCGGCCTGGTGA
- the pcp gene encoding pyroglutamyl-peptidase I — protein sequence MDAILVTGFEPFQGEALNPSWEVARSLAGETLGVHYKIIARRLPTVYGQAGEELVQAIRDIEPRAVVCLGEAGGRTHVTPERVAINIMDARIPDNAGQKPVDEPIAPDGPAAYFSTLPIRAMVEAMCQANVPAHISNTAGTFVCNDTFYRLMHFIAEQAPGLIGGFIHVPYMTEQALNKQAPSLPLATLTAGIRTALTVVASALGPSSVPRC from the coding sequence ATGGACGCAATTTTGGTGACAGGATTTGAACCGTTCCAAGGCGAGGCGCTGAATCCGTCGTGGGAGGTGGCGAGATCGCTCGCCGGAGAGACCCTCGGCGTCCACTATAAGATCATCGCCCGGCGGCTGCCCACGGTGTATGGGCAGGCGGGCGAGGAGCTCGTCCAGGCCATCCGGGACATCGAGCCGCGCGCCGTCGTGTGCCTGGGCGAGGCCGGCGGGCGCACGCACGTGACCCCAGAGCGCGTCGCCATCAATATCATGGACGCGCGCATCCCGGACAATGCGGGCCAGAAGCCCGTGGATGAACCCATTGCGCCGGACGGCCCCGCGGCCTACTTCTCGACGTTGCCCATCCGGGCCATGGTGGAGGCCATGTGCCAGGCCAACGTGCCCGCGCACATCTCGAACACGGCGGGCACATTCGTCTGCAACGACACGTTCTACCGCCTGATGCACTTCATCGCCGAACAAGCCCCTGGCCTCATTGGCGGCTTCATCCATGTGCCGTACATGACCGAGCAGGCGCTCAACAAACAGGCGCCGTCGCTGCCGCTGGCGACCCTCACCGCGGGCATTCGCACGGCGCTCACCGTGGTGGCCTCGGCGCTCGGCCCCTCGAGCGTGCCGAGGTGCTGA
- a CDS encoding YhgE/Pip family protein, translated as MSTLETAEPSSVLREFARLRAPKMLIQAVGIALIPVLYASAFLWAFWNPYGHLDRLPVAVVNEDQGASFHGQQLDAGRHLVDTLKKDHSLGWRFTTPAQASAGMKDGAYAMEIVIPRDFSQRVVDRAEHANAPAPELQSVTNDRYNYIAGVIGRNAAVKLASQTALGLAQSYTQSLVNALSGSREGFEKAANAAGEIASGARELQHKGEALVTGASQLSQGADRLAGGLRQASTGASALEQGASAALTGAGSLDEGLAKAHQGAKSLAAGASTWAAKAEQFGAAAKALGQGASGVGQGASQLAAGASALTSNLGKLATGADEVASGAGSLAANISQFAQAANQTAAGSQQVAAGAKQLADAIAALAQANPALAASPAYQSLVAASAKLAAGASQTASANGQLAAGAAGLSQGASQLKTGAGALASGLHQAQTGAAPLQQGLLQLAQGATRVAQGGAKLQAASGSLAAGAEQIAGGASRLAQGLSAAEQGSASLHGGLAQLQAGAAKLAAGSDALAGGAASLSQGGERLAQGLSAYQAGVGKLASGSDALADHLAGGAKKLDALNGSAILSAVAHPVSLHQVELGDIQTYGNGFAPYFLSLGLYVGVLMMSVIFPFRQPYGRPKSAAGWFLSKWLFVVALAWAQALIADAVVLGLIGVHTSHPLAFVLFSLFASAVFASILLVFVAAFDNPGRFLGIVLLILQLTSTSGTYPVSLSPPFFQAVGPWLPMYATVSGFRYLVGGGDPSLMARDVAQLAAYLLAFVALGWLAFAQFLRRERRGEPKTV; from the coding sequence ATGAGCACGCTTGAAACCGCGGAGCCTTCGAGCGTCCTGCGCGAGTTCGCGCGGCTCCGCGCACCCAAGATGCTGATTCAGGCCGTCGGGATCGCGCTCATTCCCGTGTTGTATGCGAGCGCGTTTCTCTGGGCGTTCTGGAACCCATACGGCCACCTGGACCGCCTGCCGGTCGCCGTGGTCAATGAGGACCAGGGGGCCTCATTCCACGGCCAGCAGCTGGACGCCGGGCGCCATCTCGTCGACACGCTGAAGAAGGACCACAGCCTCGGCTGGCGCTTTACGACGCCTGCGCAGGCGTCCGCCGGGATGAAAGACGGCGCGTATGCGATGGAGATCGTCATCCCGCGCGACTTTTCCCAGCGGGTGGTCGATCGCGCCGAGCACGCGAACGCCCCAGCGCCGGAACTCCAGAGCGTCACGAACGATCGCTACAACTACATCGCGGGCGTCATTGGCCGAAACGCGGCGGTGAAGCTCGCGTCGCAGACGGCGCTCGGCCTGGCTCAGTCGTACACGCAGTCGCTGGTGAATGCGCTCAGCGGTTCCCGCGAGGGGTTTGAGAAGGCCGCAAACGCCGCGGGCGAGATCGCTTCCGGCGCGCGCGAGTTGCAGCACAAGGGCGAAGCGCTGGTCACGGGGGCCTCACAGCTGTCGCAGGGGGCGGATCGGCTGGCGGGGGGCCTTCGGCAGGCGTCGACAGGCGCGAGCGCGCTGGAACAGGGCGCTTCCGCGGCGTTGACGGGCGCAGGCAGCCTGGACGAGGGGCTCGCGAAGGCCCATCAGGGCGCAAAGTCGCTCGCGGCAGGCGCATCCACGTGGGCGGCGAAGGCGGAGCAGTTTGGCGCCGCGGCAAAGGCGCTGGGTCAAGGCGCAAGCGGGGTCGGCCAGGGCGCCTCACAGCTCGCGGCGGGGGCGAGCGCCTTGACGTCGAATCTGGGCAAGTTGGCGACGGGCGCCGATGAGGTCGCTTCAGGTGCCGGATCGTTGGCTGCGAATATCTCGCAGTTCGCGCAGGCGGCCAATCAGACCGCGGCCGGATCGCAACAGGTCGCGGCGGGCGCCAAGCAGCTGGCCGATGCCATCGCGGCGTTGGCGCAGGCGAACCCGGCGCTCGCGGCTTCGCCCGCCTATCAGTCCCTCGTGGCGGCGAGCGCCAAGCTGGCGGCGGGCGCGTCGCAGACGGCGTCGGCCAACGGTCAACTGGCCGCGGGAGCCGCGGGGCTTTCGCAGGGTGCGTCGCAGCTCAAGACGGGCGCAGGCGCGCTGGCGAGCGGCCTGCACCAAGCGCAAACGGGCGCGGCGCCGCTGCAACAGGGCCTTCTGCAGCTTGCGCAGGGCGCAACGCGGGTGGCGCAGGGCGGCGCCAAGCTTCAGGCGGCCTCCGGCAGCCTGGCCGCGGGCGCCGAGCAAATCGCTGGGGGTGCAAGCCGCCTCGCGCAGGGTTTGAGCGCGGCGGAACAGGGCTCGGCGTCGCTTCACGGCGGACTGGCGCAGCTTCAGGCGGGCGCCGCCAAGTTGGCGGCGGGAAGCGATGCGCTCGCGGGCGGGGCGGCCTCGCTCTCGCAGGGTGGCGAGCGGCTCGCCCAGGGCCTCTCCGCGTATCAGGCGGGCGTTGGGAAGCTGGCGAGCGGGTCCGACGCTCTCGCTGACCACCTCGCCGGTGGCGCGAAGAAGCTTGACGCGCTGAATGGCAGCGCGATTCTGTCTGCCGTGGCTCACCCCGTCTCGCTGCACCAAGTGGAGCTCGGCGACATCCAGACGTACGGGAACGGCTTTGCCCCGTACTTCCTGTCGCTCGGGCTGTACGTCGGCGTCCTGATGATGAGCGTCATCTTCCCCTTCCGTCAGCCGTACGGCAGGCCGAAGAGCGCGGCCGGTTGGTTTTTGTCCAAGTGGCTGTTTGTCGTCGCTCTCGCATGGGCCCAGGCGCTCATCGCAGACGCCGTCGTGCTCGGGCTCATCGGTGTGCACACGAGCCATCCGCTTGCGTTCGTCTTGTTCTCGCTCTTTGCGAGCGCCGTCTTTGCGTCCATTCTGCTCGTCTTCGTGGCCGCGTTCGACAACCCCGGCCGCTTCTTGGGCATCGTGCTGCTCATCCTGCAGCTCACCTCGACCTCCGGGACCTACCCCGTGAGCCTGTCGCCGCCCTTCTTCCAGGCCGTGGGCCCCTGGCTGCCGATGTACGCGACCGTGAGCGGCTTCCGCTACCTCGTCGGTGGGGGCGATCCGTCCCTGATGGCCCGCGATGTCGCCCAACTGGCCGCGTACCTTCTGGCGTTTGTCGCCCTGGGTTGGCTCGCCTTTGCACAATTCTTGCGGCGCGAGCGGCGCGGCGAGCCCAAAACGGTGTAA
- a CDS encoding TetR/AcrR family transcriptional regulator, giving the protein MRDRIEDAAKRAFSEFGYKGTTMDQIARLAGVSKGAIYLHFPSKEALFQHMLGEIIQQVREAFESSQREGDDYFHNLERGLRTLMQFRGDHAIVSKLAQEVRQFGTEQAREGLAAIERAILDYLARYLSRGMELGVVRPCRADLVAFVLFRAYTAVLRDFPSVGGHLAEDDLYHLFTGVFVDGLRLRADEEQGQARGNEWG; this is encoded by the coding sequence ATGCGGGACCGCATCGAGGACGCAGCCAAGCGAGCGTTCTCCGAGTTCGGTTACAAAGGTACGACGATGGATCAGATTGCGCGCCTCGCTGGGGTGAGCAAGGGCGCCATTTACCTTCACTTTCCCAGCAAAGAGGCGCTGTTTCAGCACATGCTGGGCGAGATCATCCAGCAGGTGCGCGAAGCCTTCGAATCGTCGCAGCGCGAAGGCGACGACTATTTTCACAACCTCGAGCGCGGCCTGCGCACTTTGATGCAGTTCCGGGGCGATCACGCCATCGTCTCCAAACTCGCCCAGGAGGTTCGCCAGTTTGGCACGGAGCAGGCGCGGGAAGGGCTCGCGGCCATCGAGCGCGCCATCCTCGACTACTTGGCGCGCTACCTGAGCCGCGGCATGGAGCTCGGCGTCGTGCGGCCCTGCCGCGCGGATCTCGTCGCGTTCGTCCTTTTCCGCGCTTACACGGCAGTGCTGCGCGACTTTCCGTCCGTCGGAGGGCACCTGGCGGAGGACGATCTGTACCACCTGTTCACCGGCGTATTCGTCGACGGCCTGCGCCTTCGGGCCGATGAGGAGCAAGGCCAAGCGCGAGGAAACGAGTGGGGGTGA
- a CDS encoding YkuS family protein: protein MKAVAVEPGLTPVKEYLQSQGCQVVDMSSHMEPSVGAVVITGLDKNLMGMQSAIQQVPVISADGLSPEDVYDRVKAFLQ from the coding sequence GTGAAAGCCGTGGCTGTGGAACCTGGTCTGACGCCTGTCAAGGAGTATCTTCAAAGCCAGGGCTGCCAGGTGGTTGACATGTCGTCCCACATGGAGCCGTCGGTGGGCGCCGTCGTGATCACCGGGCTCGACAAGAACCTCATGGGAATGCAGAGCGCCATCCAGCAGGTCCCCGTCATCTCCGCCGATGGCCTCTCGCCCGAAGACGTGTACGATCGCGTCAAGGCCTTCCTCCAGTAA